From Aspergillus luchuensis IFO 4308 DNA, chromosome 2, nearly complete sequence:
ATGGGTCTGTGCATGAAGCAAGCTCTGCTCTCCTAGCGATCCCAcacattctcctcttccagcccTCCATATGTCCAATTTGGCCGCGTCGTCGGCTCATCATCCCCTGCTCGATCGGTTGGGCTTGCAGCTCTGGTATTCTCCATCGTGCCATCTGCGCTATTTTCAAGATAGCTTGGCCGTTCATCAACTGGCTCCCCAGAGGGTCTCCTAAATGAGAGGTCAGTGCTGTTCCGTTCCGCTGCAGAAAGATGAGATCTATGAGATGGTGCAACATACTGGAAGTGCCTCTGGTCGGGCTCCAGCCAGGTCGATCCGAACGCCTTCTGTGTATGCACTCTCTCCGCTTCCTCTGCTTTATGgtcctcaaccaccaagTCCACTAGCTGACTGCGCTGGGAGCTGTGGGATATGGACGAGCTAGTCTCCTGACGAACTGTCTGGCGACCGTTGGGGGGCTCCCTGCGAGAACTACGGGAACTGCCTTCACTTCGTGGGGTACCTCCGCCATTGTTGATGCGGGACTTGCGGTGCTTTCGCGTCCGTTTTACCGCCCCAGGATTTTGTAGATTTGGGGAGCTTCGGTGGTGTATTTGCCGTTGATCTTCCGGCACTTCGTTGGCCGTGATCACGGGATACTGATTGCAATTAGCCCATCCGTGTCCTGGACTAGAGCACCATACAGCTTGACTTACATTCCAATCGCCGAATTCAAGAGTGCGTGCATTGGCAAATagtctctcatcctcatcgtcaagACCCATCTCCTCAATGTCGCTGTTTGATCGAAATCGACTGAGCGTGCTGCTTCGTCGATCGCGACTGCTTCCTTCAGACCCTGACAGTAATGGCGTTCGACTGTTAACCTCGCCTGGTTTGGGGATCCAGTACTTCGCTTTGCCCCCACGCTCATACCGCATGCCGTGCATCACTCGCCTGACACGGGAGTTGGACTCGGCATGAGGGATGATGTGATCACCGGAATCAAAGAGTCTGTACTCGTAGTTTTCTCCTCGAAGGGTCATCTTCGTATCTTCAATAAGGTCGCGGATACCAAAGGAATCGCGAAGGGCAAACTTCACAGGCAGACGGGCAGCTGAAATGGTGGAGTCGGCGTAGTCATGCCAGGAGAAAGCGTACCAGTGGGTAATGGCGAAGAATGGCATCTCAAAGCAGATCAGACTGTCCTGAATCGCAGCGGCGAGATTGTCGGGTGTATATCCCGCCACGCCGTTGGATAGAGCACCCAGCCACTGCAAGATGGACAAGAAAAAGCCTTGCCAATAAGAAGCAAAAATAATAAGCTTGACACAGAGGAACTTGGGAACCGGACGGAAAGGTGCCAGGTCGTTGTGCAAACAGACCCAAAACATGGCTAACGAATAGAGACTTATGGTCACGCTGACATTGTACACGATACCCGTCCAGAGATACCCCGATGTCAAGCCCAGATAGCCTTCCTGATAAGTGTCCGTCGCTTTCATGACAATAGAGATGATAGCCAGAATTGGCTTAAGCCATGTATACTGAAGAATTCCACGCTTGACAGCCAAGAAGGTCTGAGGGTCGGAAATATCCACTTTGGGCAGGATATGGTTCAATGGCCAAGCATGTTGAATTGGAGGACGTCCATGAGTCATAATAATCAATGCTCTCTCGCCTCCCAGAAAGTTGATGAGTAGTTGGAAGAAGGTATAGATCGTGAACGCCTGCAGAGCACCATAAGCATGTGGCCAGCCAGTTGTCGGCGCGCATAGCTTACCTCGTAGACATCGCGAACGGGGTCCAGCCACATCGCCGCTTTCAAGGATATAATGCTAGCCCAGGAGGAGACCGCATAGATAGGGACCCTATTGCAATCAGCATTGCGCCAACATTGTTGTCAATGGAAGTGGAGACGGACATCAACAGTATGCGGACAACATATCGCTGGAGGAGTGGTTTTCGATAGTTTTTCCTATGTCACAGTCAGAACAGAACTaggatgagatggaaggTTTGGAAGGTCGTACGTCTGAAGCCATATGGACCTAAGATCGAGATGATCGCTTGTTATCAGCACATGTACCCTTCGGGGGCTACCAGGGGCAGCGGGGAAGGAGAGCTTGCTCACAGGAGAGACAGAAGTGAAGCTACCAGCGCAGAAACACCAGCGACTATCACCACCGCTCGTGCCAGGCTCGAGCCTGTACCACCGAAGGATGAAATGCTACTCATGATCAACAAGTTATCAGTAATCGCGGTAGTTGACCGCGTGCGCTTTCAAGGCAGTGTCCGCGGGCAGAGCATTCCGTTTCAGACCACCAGAATGTCACCAAGCGCCGAACATGATCATCGGACGGGTATAATCGTGGAGCTGAAAACTTCCCAAGACCTTCCAAAGCGAAGAAGTCCCTCGCATGACGGGTGGGAGAGAAAGCAAGGTCGTGCGGTGAATATTGCGTGGACATCGGGGGGGTGGGATCCTTATCCATCAGGCCCATTCCTCCGCTCTAGCTTGAGACACCGCCTACTGACACTCTGTGACTGGTTCCGTGACGGCAGCCTAGTCTGAGCTAAGCTGGTCTAGTGCGCGTCCGCCGCCCGTCCCTCCGTCGGAGCTTCCCcgtcctctccaccatcttttTGTGACCCAAACCCGCCATTCCAGCCTCAGTTTCAAGGAACCTGGGGCCCCCTTTCCCTTGTTCTAGTCTGCTTGAAATGCTGTCGCGAATCTTCCATATTGCTTGAACTATGCTTCTCCTCCTATTCCGGCTCTCATTGACGGCGCATTGATTGTTTCGCCGAGTCACCATGTTCCCGAAGTACACGGGTTCTGGTAGGAGGATATTGCGACATGGCCAGCACAAGCTTGACAGCTTTATCGCTGACCCCGGATCCAAGCTTCAACTGGTTAGTTTTGTTGTCGCCTTTATATCACAATGGCTAACATGCATTCaggttcttcctccttgagCTCATTGTCTCCTGCATCCTGTGGGTTCTATTCAtactctcccctttctctACAAGGTGACCCGCTAACGATCATACTACTCAGTGTATTGTTCTTTTTACTCTACTTCAATCGCCTCTTTGCGACCCTCTTGTCATACGGAATCCGCGCTTATACTTGGCATTACTATCGTGCCTATGTCGACATCCGTGCGCTTCAGATCTCCCTATTGGGAGGCAGGATCTTCTTTAAAGGCATCCGATACCATGGGGTGAACGAAACAATTTTTGTGCATGGAGGTTTTATAACATGGCATTATTGGAGACATTCAGTGAGGCAGACGGACCTTGCGAATGGTAGACCCGACAATCAACAATCACAGGATGAAACCCAACACAATGGAACCGCCAGTGCCAGCGCGAGCAACAGTAGCGATCGAGGCGAACAAGGGGGGCTGAAAGGCACGAACTTGCTTCCTTGTCGCATTACCGCCAAGCTTTACGGTCTGGAGTGGTTTGTATATAATCGAACTCCAGCCTACGAAGGAATCCTTGCGGGCTTCAGCCCCCCGCCGCCCGCGCCATCGTTCACCAGACCGCAGTATCCTGGAAGCAATACCTTGGATCCCCGACTTAAAGATGATACAATGGATGGTTCTGCGGGGCATACGCCTGACCAGGCGTCCGATCTCCATGGCAGTCGTCGCAATagcgagatgaaggagacggGCGCGTCTGCGGCTTCGGAAGGCAATGGGCAAGAGGTAGGGGAGAGCCTATCTAGGTTGCTCCGGCTCCTGCCCATTAGAATCGAGTGTGACAAAGGTGCTATCGTCATGGGCAACGAAAACACAAGATCTGTACTAACTGCCATCTTCGATGGCGCCACGGGTTTGATCGAAGCCTGCGATTCTGGTCCCCTCGACCTTTACCGGCAAGTGTTCTCTTTTGACTTCACCCACCCGGTCATACAGATGCGGCCCAACCCAGACTTCAAGCAGAATCAGATCGCTGCTGCGAAAAGCCTCGGTTCAACCCGGTCGGAGCAAATGGAAACGAAACGCAAACGCGACACGATATTCAACTACCAACTGCAAAAGCGCCGGGTCTGGCACAGTATCCGTGATCTTATCCCGTACTTTCAAACTTCTGTTGAATCATTCCACATACATGAGAAGAATCCAGAGGCGGCTCCTCGAAGCTCGGCCGACATCCCCGATGACACACGCTGGGTTGGTCTTTCTCGATATTTGGATGAAAGCTCCCAGGATGACCACGAAGAGTGGAACCCTGTCGAATATGCCAGGTTTTCCACACTGATTGATAGTCCTAGCATGACTGTGGCATACTACTGGGATATCCCTGGTTGTGTCAAGCCGTCCCCCGGTGTACCGACACCGACACCGGCACCTTCAACTTCGGCATCGGATATCAATGGCGCACCACCTCCGGAATGGGGAATCGATGTGAAGATCGGCGGCGGCACTATCAACTATGGTCCTTGGGCTGATAGAGAGCGAGTAGGCTTgcaaaatatatttttcccAAATGCCTACAAAAGCTCGCAGCCGGTTGACCTGCTGACCCCCGGTGAGCTGAGAAAGAACACTGTATTTCGCCTACGGATCGAAATCAACGAAGAGTTGACATTGCGTATCCCAACCAGGGAGCCATCAAAGGATTGGCAGTGGAAAGGCCGTGCTGACGCAATACGAGGTGTTTCCAAACTCCGAAAGCAATCAAGCCGAAGGCAGTCGCGCGCAGGAGACGGGGATAAAGGCCATATTGGCCCTGACATACGCCCTTTCGGATGGCTTTCACTCCGTGTCGCGGGCGATTCCACCATAAATTATGCCATGGATATGGTAGCATCGGCCTCAGGGTTCCATAGCCAGCTTGACCTCGATCTTCGAGAAACTAAGATGTTGTCCAGTGTCAACCATGCGCTGTTGTGGCAATGTCCTAGACAACTTGTTAGCTGCGATCTCTCCGTACCACTATCTTGGAACAGCCTTCGGACCTGGGTGTTCGACGTTAAGAGCACCGATATGGAACTATTTTTACTGCGCGATCATATTTTCCTTGTGACGGATCTCGTCTCTGACTGGGCGTCGGGCCCCCCACAGGACTATCACACGTTCGTACCGTTCATATACAAGCTCAAACTGTCGTTTGACAATTTTCGCTTGTTTCTGAACGTCAATGATATGAATATTGTCAGCAACCCATCGGATCTGAATGACAATCGCTCATTGGCTATCAAAGGCACGACACTCACGTCCGACATCAGCATCCCTTTGAGCAAGTATCAGCCTGAGCAGAACACCGTTGGGTTCAGCGTCAATCTGGAGGATGGAGGCATAGACTATCTGACTCCAGTATGGGATACGCTACATTCATTTCTGCAAGATAAATCGACTGCCACGTTGAAAAGCCTCTTCATTGATGGTTCATATAACTACTATCTGTCAACATCCCCGGAGCTGACAGATACATTATTGTTAAACATTGACGGGTTTTCTCCCAGGCTCTATCTATTTGGGTTCTTGATACGGTCATTCATGACAATCAGAGAGAACTATTTTGGAGAAGAAATGCATTTCAAAACTCTAGAGGAGTATCAGGAGCACGCATACCAGCAGGAGGAGTCTGGATCGCATGGCGGAGTTAACCCAAACAAGAAGTCAAACGACCTCGATGTGATCGTGCACGTAACTGTCAACAGTCCTTGCGCGCTCTTCCCAGGAAATATCTATGGTTACTCCGACTGTCTAAGGCTTACCGCGCCTTTGCTGGAGGCTGACCTTCGATTCACGAACTACTACATGGACTTGCAGTTCTCCCTAGCCCCTCTCAAGGTGGGCTTGGAATCCAGCGAGGTAGAGGAGAAAGTCCTTCCCGCGGAGACCCAACTTTTCATCGATGGTGTTTCTATATACGGCCACCGTCTATTCGGACTACCCCCGGCTGAACCTACCTATGTCTGCAATTGGGATTTTGGAGTTGGTCGCATTATTGGAGAGTGCTCGCCCGAATTCTTGAGCTGTCTTGTAGCGGCATTGCAAAGCTTCGACTTGACGTTTGACAATGAGGAAAATGCGCTGCCACCATTATCTCCGATCCAGCTTCATGATGTCACCTTCTTACGGGCCAAGGTGGATTCTATTCATCTTTCTGTTCTCCTAGACAAAGCCGCGCTGATGGTCATGTCTGGGCCAATAACGACAGAGTTCAATGATCTGGCGAATGCAAAGTTTTCCAAGCGGATGAAGCTCCTCATACCGGACCTTTCCATTGCCGCAATCGACTACCAGTTCTTGGGTCGATTTGGAAGTTTGCTACATACGGAAATCACGCCTCTCGCGCTTATCCAGTCCAATTTGAAGATTATGATGGTTCAAAGAAGAAGTGATATTAATGAAAGCCGGAAACTACAACAGGAGCATATCAAGGTGCATGATAAAAGGACACAGCGGACGCCGTGGCTACTCATGGATTGGGAGGACATGGATCCCGACTCGCTGCAGCACAATGAAGATGACTCTGTACCACCGACTATTCCTATACCTACAATGCCTGAGCCTATTTCGAAACACTCCGGCTTAGGGTCCTTGCAACCGCCGAGGCGACGCTTTTCTGCAGCCAGAAGCAATCTGAGTTCGAGAAGCTTTCTTGTTCTGCAAGATACATTGAGCGTGAAGAGCGTACCTAAACGAGAAACACGTACAGCCACTCGACCAACAAATATGCCATCTAGAATGGGGAGGAATCAAAAGCTGCATCGGGCAGCGACAGTCGGTTCAACTCCTACAGCATCTAAGTACCCGGATACGTTCAAGGATGGATCAGTAAGCATATCTGGTGTGTCAAATGCGTGGGCCATGCCGGACTTCTCTCTCCATAAGACCGTCCTTGATACATCACAACTCCCTTCGGAAAAGGACTTGCGCAAAGATGGTACTTCACCGAGGGGCAACCCCCCCGTTCTGGATATCGACCcgtttttctctttctccgacAGTGATGTAACGACTTATACTAACATTGCCATTGAACTGCCCGTTGGGATTAGGGGCTCCTGCTCCCCTGAGTTCCTTCACATCGTGTCTGCCTTCATTGAGCGACTTCAGCCAAAATCTCCTGTTGCAATCATTGATGCTCTCCAAAAAGAGGTCATATCAGACATTGTAGGTTATGAGAAGTCAATGAGGCAGCCAAAGACGTGCACCAGTGTTGCCATCAAAGCTCCTTCAATACTCGTCAATCTGGTCAACTCTGAATTAGCTGCGAACGGTGATATTCATTCTCGTGACGAATACAGGGTCGAAGTGTCTCATTTGCAGACTGAATTTAGGACAAAGGTGGAGAGGCAAAAGGGCGATCTCCTTTCGGGCATAAATAAAAGCTCCATTGTGCATGCGGCTGCAAGCAATCTTTCTATATCTGTCCAAGGAACCAGTTCTGAGATGTGTCAACAAAAAGCCGAATTTAGTTGTATCTTTGGCGATATGAACTTTTGGCTTGTGGCTAATCCCAGCGTGAGATCAAACTTTCAGGTCAGATCATTCGACACTGTGACTTCCACGAAATCCGTGGAGCACCTCGCCTCCCTAGTCCGCCGAACAACTACAATGTCGGATTCCCTTGCATCCTCATTCCAACAGAGCTCATCAATCGGAAACAGGCGGTTGCAGTATCTCATACACTTCCTTACCCAACGAGCTACGGACATTCCAGATCCAACATTTCTTGTTCGCATATCGTACGTGCTTAGAGTTGCACGTTCCCATCTGCGACAGCACGACTCCTGGAAAATCATCTCACGCTTGCGAAATGTCTACTCCCATATGTCGCCGGATCAGCGCCAGGTATTGGCATCCAACTGCCTCCATGATGCTTTTGTGCTTCCTTCAAACGCTAGAACTGTTGTACTCTCTGATTTCGATCATTGGCGAGCCTGGGATTTAGCCCATGTTGAAAAGAGTTATGTTATGCGAAGGATATGGAACACTTCTGATTCCGATTCCGATTCCGAGAAGACATTGACAAGCCTAATGTTCACTTCCACGGTGAAGCTATTTCGCTTCTCTATCGACCCTGGGCCGAAAGAGAGCGATTTTATCGTGGAAGATTTGTCAACTGCCGTCTCAGTTCAGCCCAGTGAACTACCATCGACAGACCAAGGGCGCCGACTCAAGGAGGCAGTAGTCATACAATCGTATTGCTCTTCCGTTGGCCTCCACTTACGATGGGAGATCCTAGATCTGGTGGAAGGAGTCCTGAAAACAATGTCTACAGTCACACTGGAATCC
This genomic window contains:
- a CDS encoding putative fermentation associated protein (Csf1) (COG:S;~EggNog:ENOG410PG3A;~InterPro:IPR029636;~TransMembrane:2 (o20-40i61-79o);~go_component: GO:0016021 - integral component of membrane [Evidence IEA];~go_process: GO:0006113 - fermentation [Evidence IEA]); translated protein: MASTSLTALSLTPDPSFNWFFLLELIVSCILVLFFLLYFNRLFATLLSYGIRAYTWHYYRAYVDIRALQISLLGGRIFFKGIRYHGVNETIFVHGGFITWHYWRHSVRQTDLANGRPDNQQSQDETQHNGTASASASNSSDRGEQGGLKGTNLLPCRITAKLYGLEWFVYNRTPAYEGILAGFSPPPPAPSFTRPQYPGSNTLDPRLKDDTMDGSAGHTPDQASDLHGSRRNSEMKETGASAASEGNGQEVGESLSRLLRLLPIRIECDKGAIVMGNENTRSVLTAIFDGATGLIEACDSGPLDLYRQVFSFDFTHPVIQMRPNPDFKQNQIAAAKSLGSTRSEQMETKRKRDTIFNYQLQKRRVWHSIRDLIPYFQTSVESFHIHEKNPEAAPRSSADIPDDTRWVGLSRYLDESSQDDHEEWNPVEYARFSTLIDSPSMTVAYYWDIPGCVKPSPGVPTPTPAPSTSASDINGAPPPEWGIDVKIGGGTINYGPWADRERVGLQNIFFPNAYKSSQPVDLLTPGELRKNTVFRLRIEINEELTLRIPTREPSKDWQWKGRADAIRGVSKLRKQSSRRQSRAGDGDKGHIGPDIRPFGWLSLRVAGDSTINYAMDMVASASGFHSQLDLDLRETKMLSSVNHALLWQCPRQLVSCDLSVPLSWNSLRTWVFDVKSTDMELFLLRDHIFLVTDLVSDWASGPPQDYHTFVPFIYKLKLSFDNFRLFLNVNDMNIVSNPSDLNDNRSLAIKGTTLTSDISIPLSKYQPEQNTVGFSVNLEDGGIDYLTPVWDTLHSFLQDKSTATLKSLFIDGSYNYYLSTSPELTDTLLLNIDGFSPRLYLFGFLIRSFMTIRENYFGEEMHFKTLEEYQEHAYQQEESGSHGGVNPNKKSNDLDVIVHVTVNSPCALFPGNIYGYSDCLRLTAPLLEADLRFTNYYMDLQFSLAPLKVGLESSEVEEKVLPAETQLFIDGVSIYGHRLFGLPPAEPTYVCNWDFGVGRIIGECSPEFLSCLVAALQSFDLTFDNEENALPPLSPIQLHDVTFLRAKVDSIHLSVLLDKAALMVMSGPITTEFNDLANAKFSKRMKLLIPDLSIAAIDYQFLGRFGSLLHTEITPLALIQSNLKIMMVQRRSDINESRKLQQEHIKVHDKRTQRTPWLLMDWEDMDPDSLQHNEDDSVPPTIPIPTMPEPISKHSGLGSLQPPRRRFSAARSNLSSRSFLVLQDTLSVKSVPKRETRTATRPTNMPSRMGRNQKLHRAATVGSTPTASKYPDTFKDGSVSISGVSNAWAMPDFSLHKTVLDTSQLPSEKDLRKDGTSPRGNPPVLDIDPFFSFSDSDVTTYTNIAIELPVGIRGSCSPEFLHIVSAFIERLQPKSPVAIIDALQKEVISDIVGYEKSMRQPKTCTSVAIKAPSILVNLVNSELAANGDIHSRDEYRVEVSHLQTEFRTKVERQKGDLLSGINKSSIVHAAASNLSISVQGTSSEMCQQKAEFSCIFGDMNFWLVANPSVRSNFQVRSFDTVTSTKSVEHLASLVRRTTTMSDSLASSFQQSSSIGNRRLQYLIHFLTQRATDIPDPTFLVRISYVLRVARSHLRQHDSWKIISRLRNVYSHMSPDQRQVLASNCLHDAFVLPSNARTVVLSDFDHWRAWDLAHVEKSYVMRRIWNTSDSDSDSEKTLTSLMFTSTVKLFRFSIDPGPKESDFIVEDLSTAVSVQPSELPSTDQGRRLKEAVVIQSYCSSVGLHLRWEILDLVEGVLKTMSTVTLESTPPPQSRGSGPEKLTEIQVVFGADLGSIILDGINIKLALTGKALRSSLVQKPPSAESPEIMSLLLSSEACFSELSSSSKALMLWKVSSPHMYCSLSTEENEAELNHEWKVAGSCRKLRYDMREDVLGLAHTADRLIEDEIHFIQQLVNSVELPSHEPQLDKTPSKKRVRNNFHVAMFLDDYRLSFCVLPSLTYVIAGEVARTSITPKIGSKIEVDFDLKKNAHTLLSSEGGKWRSLSTLEIPPINGRVIADVSSTRTDVEVDVTIELIRVEASAVRSLLGALSKPEISHLLDDLKRSLEVLRLHFNENIAQKRPPPQQSVSKSHSILYKARMTMAGTTIHARAPGLNGKSYTADMDISLGMVRLHLDNGLKAGHALEYPEFHIDTSNISFDLRKEDAHRSRSYCTFAVDAKLQGTSTTRESGETRRLFHLTSKGCDIELFPETAALVVDMAAHLQERIKTLDLSQEVKRFKRLRHRGHTEGKEQEIPSINVTDSASSEGLFDSMYSLDFNDIQIGWNMAGVPPMASGRRPDDLVFSIKRVELSNKKANAAKLRIEDVQLQMVPVSGNRRKRSLNSALLPELVFNVAYSSAGKEVRLAFQAAGKSLDIRATSDFILPASVIRNSLASAARTIREANATLVTKPSDDSTKHRPLFGNKRFRSVLVDVDFAGAVMSLRGRHTDDTQAMLAPPLKDGRLPGSTYGHYIQGDGTATATFRAPGVALKVQFEDNGRDDSALNAELKVDASTNVLYPSLVPLIKQMTSTIKEAMGDQPKSRRPSNAMMLQSQKLMQETPLDDKGPGSILGRCKVNVGILVCKQEFSLSCQPIARVAATTRFDSVYVTVNTVQSDDQERFLALLVSFNSLQASVKHVYSNESTASFEVESMVMSLMNSKHLGRSKGISVVLRVSPMEVAVNAKQVQDLLLFREIWVPSSDEVDTAPPPEPQPTETQAYIVQRYQQVAATPAFPWNTTISIEKLEIQLDLGSTLGKAQFAINDLWLSSKKTSDWEQTLCINFNTLGIESKGRMSGLVELQSLKIATSINWPNSQQVNKTPLIQASISWHQLQVKVSFDYQPFLIAHISSFAFLMYNVRQTDDAPGERLFSILDGDKVQVFCTSLTASQSLALYQAWQRLVQDKQAAYEASLRDVERYLRRKTSIFSEKAEVLSREISKPEEDKIETAPITLHTGVVVSINTVSIGVFPSSFFDNHVFKLEAHDAQARFDVSLQDGKIHSALGLTLGQLRVALSNIVRSGPMDTEELLVNEIANRVTGSRGGTILKVPRLVARMQTWQVPGSQQIEYIFQSTFEGKVDVGWNYSRISFIRDMWETHSRALATRLGKPLPPSAVRITGAFDAEGSGDKNEPQEKITAVVNVPQSRYEYVALETPVIETPQLRDMGEATPPLEWIGLQRDKLPNITHQIVIVTLLEIAKEVEDAYAKILGSS